One genomic region from Leguminivora glycinivorella isolate SPB_JAAS2020 chromosome 8, LegGlyc_1.1, whole genome shotgun sequence encodes:
- the LOC125228997 gene encoding uncharacterized protein LOC125228997, translating into MDGNEKEKPPDEDGDNGMDWEKYTRKRNLDLSPTKLEPSPKKIVIDPAESEKQSGNTNSAVEEPGTSRMVESHANSQKESVEINKSNSTEFNPHLYKHPSLDSKSREYGANDDGPFIVHVSREAAPSSSATLKPINVGLLLTQANVNNIQKDGGIKSVGRNRVAVTFSTAADANNFLKHPLLGKNKFIADIPSYHVSRMGVVRGVPSDWTMEELVNGTSLREGKGKILKARRLQRKILKDDGSPSWVPTQSVVVTFEGQSLPAKIFAYYTSLVVDVYQLPIIQCRKCAKWSDILPNDVAPLMVTLAERLTFHNRSPGQLFTME; encoded by the exons ATGGACGGCAACGAGAAGGAGAAGCCTCCAGACGAGGATGGTGATAACGGTATGGACTGGGAGAAATACACGCGCAAGCGTAACTTGGATTTATCACCAACCAAGCTGGAGCCTTCCcccaaaaaaattgtaattgaCCCGGCAGAGTCCGAAAAGCAGTCGGGTAATACAAATAGTGCAGTTGAGGAGCCCGGTACTAGTAGGATGGTCGAGTCTCATGCGAACAGTCAAAAAGAGTCAGTTGAAATAAACAAAAGTAACTCAACTGAATTTAACCCGCATCTATACAAACACCCCAGTCTAGACAGCAAATCACGAGAGTATGGTGCCAACGATGATGGACCTTTCATAGTGCATGTCTCTAGAGAGGCCGCCCCTTCCTCCAGTGCCACTCTAAAACCCATAAATGTAGGCCTTTTACTAACTCAGGCAAACGTCAATAACATCCAGAAGGACGGTGGCATTAAATCGGTGGGTCGCAACAGAGTAGCGGTCACTTTCTCCACAGCTGCGGATGCAAATAACTTCCTTAAGCACCCGCTTCTAGGCAAAAATAAGTTTATAGCTGATATCCCTTCATATCATGTATCTCGAATGGGAGTGGTGCGAGGAGTTCCTTCAGACTGGACTATGGAGGAATTGGTCAATGGAACGTCCCTTAGAGAAGGTAAAGGGAAGATCCTTAAAGCTCGTCGACTTCAACGGAAGATACTTAAAGATGATGGCTCCCCGTCTTGGGTTCCGACTCAATCGGTAGTAGTAACTTTTGAGGGTCAAAGCTTGCCTGCCAAAATTTTTGCATACTACACCTCATTAGTTGTGGACGTGTATCAGCTGCCAATAATCCAATGTAGGAAGTGC GCCAAATGGAGCGACATTCTACCGAACGACGTTGCGCCTTTAATGGTCACACTTGCAGAGCGACTCACCTTTCATAATAGGTCACCAGGTCAACTTTTTACAATGGAATAG